CCTACGCCTACCACCCGACCGCCCGGACCTGGTCCTTCCCGGCCATCGACCCGAAGACCACGGTCCGGGTCCAGGGGCCGCTCCACTCCAACAGCGGCGACGCCCTGCGGGAGGCCGCGGTGGCCGGCCTGGGGATCGTCGCCCTGCCGGACTTCATCGCCGGGGAGGACCTGAAGGCGGGGCGCCTGGTGGCCCTCTTCGGGGGGCGGCCGGTGGCCAAGACGAACCTCCAGGTCGTCTACCCTCACCGCGCGAACCTCTCCCCCAACGTCCGGGCCTTCCACGCGGCGGCCCTGGAGGCCCTCTCCGGGGCCCCCTGGCGGGGCTGATCCCCGGGGGCTCGACCCCCCGGCGGATCGGGGTCCGCACCCCCCGATCGGGACCCCGGTCCAGGGGAAGAAAGGCCAGTGATCCCTGGGCCTTGGGCCGCCTCCGGGATCTGGCCCGACCCTTGCTCCTACCAGGGGCCATGCGGGCAACGACCATCCTGACGCTGACGATGACGCTCTCCCTCGGGGGCGCGATGGGCTGCAACCTCCTCGACGACACGGCGCCCGAGGAGCTGGCCGAGCTGGTCCCCCCCTCCTCGGCGGAGGCCGGCGCCTCGGCCCTCGACCTCGATCCGCCGGTGCGGCTGGTCGCCGACCTGAGCGCCCGGATGGAGCTGGATCTGGCCGCCGACCCCGAGGGCGCCCTCGAGACCCTGGTCGATCAGCTCGCCACCAGCACCTGGACCACCCGCCTCTTCGCCAGCGAGCAGCTGACCTACCTCGTGCCCCAGCTGGCGGAGATGGACTGGCGCCTGGATCTGGCCGCGACCAGCTCGGAGCTCACCAGCTTCGAGGTCTCGCCGGCCGGCGTGCTCTCGCTGGCCTACGATGCGCACCTGGTCGTCCTGGCGCCGCCGGGCACCGCGGTGCCCGCCGAGCCGGTGGCGCTGGTCCTGCCCACCAACCCCTGGCGCCTCCAGGCCCGGGCCGGCCACCGTTGCCTGGCCGAGGGGCACCGGGACGCCCCCGCCGAGCGCTACGCCTTCCACTTCGATCCGGGCCGCGAGGGCTGCGAGGAGGCCATGATCTCCATCGGTGTGCGGGGCGAGGAGCTCCGCCTGGGCTTCGTGGCGGCCGAGCAGCCCGCGCCCCTCTGGCCGGAGTACGACCGGATGGCCGAGGACGGCCGGGTCGAGGCCGTGGTGGTGGCCGGCGCCATCTCTCCCTCCTGGGAGCCGGGCCTGGCCGACCCCTCCAAGCGCGACCTGAAGGCGATGACCGAGACCCTCGAGCTCGTCGGCTTCGTCCGCCTCCCGGCCGCCGAGGGCTCTCAGGTCGTCACCCTCGAGCGCCGGATCGAGCTCGACCCGAAGCTCGAGACCTACTTCGAGGAGCAGGTGACGCTCATCGGCCCCGAGGCCCTGGCCGCGGGTGAGGAGCGGGAGGGTGAGATCCTCGAGCGCCTCGCCCGGGCCGAGATCCTGCTGCTGGCCAGCGAGGACGCCGCGGACGCGGTGATCTCCGCCCTCTCCGCCGCCGAGCAGGCGCCGGGCTACCAGGTCTTCGTCCTCGACGGCTCCTGGCGCTACCACGACCAGGCGGTGGAGATCTTCTCCAGCCGCGCCACCCCGGAGGATCCGACCGGCGGCGCCGACCTCGACGTGCTCGCCAACGTGGCGCCGGCCGCGGTGGTCGGGAAGGGTGAGCGGATGCAGCTCTTCGTCCTCAACCTCTTCAAGGGCGCGATGGAGGGCGGCGTCGAGGGCGAGCGCTTCTACTCCTGGGATCGGATCGTGGCCACCGCGAACCTGCGGGCCCGCGAGTCCACCGGCCAGGCCTCGGACAGCCACGCCCTCTTCGGCACCACCGGCCTCGAGGGCAACCGCTTCGTTCCCGCCGCGGAGTAGCTGCTATCCTCTCTCGCCATGCGCGAGACGGAAGCGAAGCGCGAGGCGTGGCTGGCCGCGGGCCTGCGCTTCGAGTGCCAGGGCAGCGGCCGCTGCTGCACCTCCCGGGGAGAGCACGGCTTCGTCTACCTCTCCCTCGCCGATCGCCGGCGCCTGGCCCGCCACCTCGAGCTGGCCACCGGCGCCTTCACCCGGCGCTACTGCGAGAAGAGCGGGGGGCTCTTCCACCTGAAGGCGCCGGAGCAGGACTGCCGCTTCCTGGAGGGCGGCCGCTGCAGCGTCTACGAGGCCCGGCCCGAGCAGTGCCGGGCCTGGCCCTTCTGGAGCGAGAACCTGGAGCCGGGGGTCTGGGAGCGGGAGGTCGCGGCCTTCTGCCCCGGCGCCGGCAAGGGACCCTGCCACGACCGGGAGACCGTGCTGGCCATCGCCGCGAGCGCCGAGGTCACGAACTACGACTAGGTGGCGAGGCCTCGGCCCGGGGCCCAAGGTGAGAGCACGATGATCCTCTCTCGCCGTCACCTCCTCGCCGCCCTCGCCCTGATCGCCGGGGGCGTCACCCTGCCGGCCTGCCCCTCGCAGGAGGCCCGGGCCGAGGATCCGCCGGCGGCCACGACCCCGGGAGCGAAGAAGACGATGTCCGAAGGCAAGATCGAGCTGACCGACGCCGAGTGGAAGGCGAAGCTCACCGACGAGCAGTACCGGATCCTGCGCAAGGCGGGCACCGAGCGGGCCTTCACCGGCGCCCTCTGGGACGAGAAGAAGGCCGGGGTCTACCGCTGCGCCGGCTGCGGCCAGGTGCTCTACCGCTCGGACGAGAAGTTCGACTCGGGCTCCGGCTGGCCCTCCTTCTGGGCGCCGGCCAGCGAGGAGGCCATCGACACCAAGAGCGACCGCACCCTCTGGATGGTGCGCACCGAGCTCCTCTGCTCGAGGTGCGGCGGCCACCTCGGCCACGTCTTCGACGACGGGCCGAAGCCCACCGGCCAGCGCCACTGCATCAACTCGGCGGCCCTGCAGTTCGAGCCCACCGGGGCCAGCGAGGCCGCGCCAGAGAAGTAGCGGCGTGACCGCGATCACGGGCGGGAACGTCCTCGTCTGCCAGGTGTCAGGTCCGGGTGGGAATGACCACTGGCACTTCGGGTTGTAGCCAACCAGGAGGACGAAGATGGGTAGACGCCGGCTCGCAATCATGATCGCCGGGCTCGCCGCCGGAGCAGCGGGCGGAGGCCTCTGGCTCCTCCACGAGCAGAGCCACTGCTGCACCGAGGAGGCCCTGCAGGCCGAGCTCTTCGAGGTCTTCGGGGAGCTCGAGGGCCTGGAGGAGATCGAGGGGATCGGGGGCCTCGGCCTGATCGGGGCGGTCGGGCCCACCGAGGGCCTCGAGGAGAACCTCGATGCCTGGGACTACCTGGCCGAGTCCGCCTCGGTGCGCCTCTTCCACTCCTGCCGGGGTGACCGGGAGAAGGCGGCCCTGGTGCACGGCCCCGACATCGACAGCCTCGAGGATCTCGACGACGTCTGCATCTCCGGCTTCGAGCTCCCCGACGAGTGCGCGCCCTGCCGCGAGGACTACGTCGATCCGGGCGACGACGCCGAGACCCGCCGGGAGGCGCTGGCCGACTACCGCTCGGACCTGCGGGACTGGGAGAGCTTCACCCGCGCCCGCCGCGAGGCGGCCGAGCGGGTCGCCGAGCGCTTCGACGGTGAGCCCTGGCTCCTGGTCAGCCTGAAGGGGCCCGAGGACGAGGCCCTGCGCCGGGAGCAGGTCTTCGTCTACGTGATGACCTTCCGGCCCACGAGCGAGTGCGGGGACGAGGAGGGCGACCCCCTCACCACCCTGCGGATCCTCCCGGAGCCGCTGCCCTGGCCCGCGCCCGGCGAGACCGCCCGGCACTGGCTGCCCGCGGTGCGCTACGCCAACGCCATCCACGGCCTGATCGCCGCGCCCGACGCGGGGATGGCGCTGACCCTCCTCGAGGAGGAGGAGCTGGGCGAGGTCCACTACGACGAGGCCCTCGACTACGCGCCCCTGCCCAACGACGGCGCCTTCGTCCCCGACTGCAGCTGCTGCGGCCAGGGCTAGTTCAGGTCATCTCTCGCCTCCCGGGTTGCTCTCGCGGCCGGCCTTCCGGGCCAGCCACGCCTGCTCCTCGGGGTACCCCGGGTGCTCGGGCGGGAAGGGCGGGAAGCCCATCCGGTCCATCAGGCGCCAGTAGCCGTCCTGGTCGCGGAGGGCCTTCCACTCCGGGTCGTCGAGGGTCCGCGCGGTGAAGGGCAGGATGCGCAGCCAGACGAGGTGGAACTCGCGGTTGGCGTGGGCCTCCTCCAGGAGCGCGAGGGCTCTCTCGGGCTCACCCAGCTCCAACCACACCTGGGCGAGACCGGTCCGGGCCACGGTCTCTTCCTTCGACAGCACCTCGAGGCGCTCGAGGCGCTTGCGTGCCTCGTCCTGGTGGCCGAGGGCGGCGTGGATCAGGGCCAGCATCAACTCGGTGTAGGGGCGGCCGTGCCAGGCCTCCTCCAGCTTCTCTGCCCAGGCCAGGGCCTTCTCCAGCTGTCCGCGCTGGCACATGGCCCCCACCACCAGCGAGTCGAGCACCGGGATGGACCTGGGGTCTTGCTCCAGCAGGCGCAGGAGCATCGCCTCGCCCCGGGCGTGGGTCTCGGCGCTGAAGACGTAGACGCTGGCGATGCCCCGCCCGGGGGGCTCTCCCTCCGGGAGCCCGGCGACCACCTCGTCGACGAGGGCGGTGGCCTCCCGGAAGCGGCCCTCGTAGGTGAACAGCCAGGCCAGGGTGACCTTCGCGCGCTGGTGGGTCGGATCGAGGGCGCTGGCCTTCCGGAAGTGCTCCTCGGCGGCCTCCCACTCCCAGTCGTACATGCTGGCGAGATCACCGAGCTTGAGGTGGGCTTCGGCGAGGTCGGGCTCGAGGGTGAGCGCCTTCTGGGCCGCCCGGCGGGCCAGGGGCACCTTCTCCCTCGCCTCGGCCAGGCCCCAGCCCGCGTACATGAGGTAGGCGTCGCTCAGGGCGAGCCAGGCCGGGGCGTGGTCGGGGGCGAGCTCGACGGCGTGCTCCAGCTTGCCCACCGCCCGGTCCACCGCCTCCTTGGTGTTCACCGAGAGCATGGCCTGAGCGGCGGCGATCGCCTCGAGGGCCGCGGCGTCGACCTCGGGCTCGGTCTCCTGCATCCGGGCGCCGCCCACCCAGAGGATGAGGGTCGCGGCGAGGGAGAGCGCCCCGGCCAGCCCCCAGCGCCGGCCGCTCGCGGCGCTCCGCGTCTTCGTCTCACCCGCGTCATCCTCCAACAGCGCCTCGCCGGGGACGAGGCCGTAGAGGAGGAGAGGTGCGCGGAGGTTCTTCAGCTCCCGGACCTCCCGCCAGGCGATGCTCGCCCGCACCTTGCGGCGGATCTGCTGGAAGACGGCGGCGGTCACGCAGAGGCCTCCCACCGGGGCCAGGGGCTCGAGGCGCGCGGCGATGTTCACGGTCTCGCCGAAGAGGTCCCCGCCCTGCTCGGTGACGTCCCCCACGTGGACGCCGAGGCGCACGGCGATGTGCTCCCCCTCCGGCCGGCCCTCGTTGTGGCGGGCCAGGTCGGCCAGGACTCCCAGGGCGCACTCCACCGCGGCGAGCGCGCTGGGCAGCTCGACCATGAAGGCGTCGCCGATGGTCTTGATCGTCCGGCCCCCCTGCTCGGCGATCCGCGCCTCGAAGATGGCGTTGTGCCGCGCCAGCTTCTCCAGCGTGCCCTGCTCGTCGTCGTCCATCTGACGCGAGTAGCCGTGCATGTCGGAGAAGAGCACGGCGGCGAGGCGCTTCCCATCCATGACGGACATCTTGGATCAGGGTCCGGGGGGACTTACAACCATCCCGGGAGGATCCCATGAGCCAGAAGACCCGCCTGCCCGACGCCGAGGAGATCGCCGCCCTCGTCGCCTTCCTGCCCGTCTTCGAGGCCGAGGGCTTCGTGCCGATCCCCAACTGGCACGCCGCGCGGAACGAGGGCGGGGAGGCGACCTCCTTCCCCTGGCCGATCTACGATCCGGCGGTCGACGCGTTCTTCCGTCTCGCCGGGAAGGAGCCCTGGTGCGACTACGGCTACCGCCCCGAGGTGGCCGGCGAGCTGCTGGCCGACCTCGAGCGGGTGGGGCGCGCGACCCTCGAGGAGGTGAGGTCGATGATCACCTTCTGCGTGCGCGGCGAGCGCTTCTGCGACGGGCACTGGGGAGGGCTCATCGAGGACGGCCGCCTCCAGCGCCTGCTGCGCCGCCTCGCCGAGCTGAGCGCCTGACCCTCAACCCTGGTGGTAGGGTCGCCCCTCGTGGACGAGCTCGAAGTCCGCGTCGAAGACGTAGGCCAGGGGCGGGTCGTCGTCGGTCTCCGAGGCCGCGTCGTCGGCGTAGGTCCGGGCCTCGGCGAGGGTGGCGAAGTCCTGGTGCGTCCGGCGGAGGTCCGCCTCGAGAACCATCACCCGGTACCCGCCCGCCGCGATGGGCCCGATCGCGCGGGCGGCTTCCTGCATCGACGCCGTCACGACACCGCCGGGTCAGCGCAGGAAGCGGCGCATCTGATCGGTGAGGTCGGCGCCGACGATGCGGGCGGCGGT
This genomic stretch from Deltaproteobacteria bacterium harbors:
- a CDS encoding DUF6508 domain-containing protein, translated to MSQKTRLPDAEEIAALVAFLPVFEAEGFVPIPNWHAARNEGGEATSFPWPIYDPAVDAFFRLAGKEPWCDYGYRPEVAGELLADLERVGRATLEEVRSMITFCVRGERFCDGHWGGLIEDGRLQRLLRRLAELSA
- a CDS encoding adenylate/guanylate cyclase domain-containing protein, which codes for MDGKRLAAVLFSDMHGYSRQMDDDEQGTLEKLARHNAIFEARIAEQGGRTIKTIGDAFMVELPSALAAVECALGVLADLARHNEGRPEGEHIAVRLGVHVGDVTEQGGDLFGETVNIAARLEPLAPVGGLCVTAAVFQQIRRKVRASIAWREVRELKNLRAPLLLYGLVPGEALLEDDAGETKTRSAASGRRWGLAGALSLAATLILWVGGARMQETEPEVDAAALEAIAAAQAMLSVNTKEAVDRAVGKLEHAVELAPDHAPAWLALSDAYLMYAGWGLAEAREKVPLARRAAQKALTLEPDLAEAHLKLGDLASMYDWEWEAAEEHFRKASALDPTHQRAKVTLAWLFTYEGRFREATALVDEVVAGLPEGEPPGRGIASVYVFSAETHARGEAMLLRLLEQDPRSIPVLDSLVVGAMCQRGQLEKALAWAEKLEEAWHGRPYTELMLALIHAALGHQDEARKRLERLEVLSKEETVARTGLAQVWLELGEPERALALLEEAHANREFHLVWLRILPFTARTLDDPEWKALRDQDGYWRLMDRMGFPPFPPEHPGYPEEQAWLARKAGRESNPGGER
- the msrB gene encoding peptide-methionine (R)-S-oxide reductase MsrB, giving the protein MILSRRHLLAALALIAGGVTLPACPSQEARAEDPPAATTPGAKKTMSEGKIELTDAEWKAKLTDEQYRILRKAGTERAFTGALWDEKKAGVYRCAGCGQVLYRSDEKFDSGSGWPSFWAPASEEAIDTKSDRTLWMVRTELLCSRCGGHLGHVFDDGPKPTGQRHCINSAALQFEPTGASEAAPEK
- a CDS encoding YkgJ family cysteine cluster protein, with amino-acid sequence MRETEAKREAWLAAGLRFECQGSGRCCTSRGEHGFVYLSLADRRRLARHLELATGAFTRRYCEKSGGLFHLKAPEQDCRFLEGGRCSVYEARPEQCRAWPFWSENLEPGVWEREVAAFCPGAGKGPCHDRETVLAIAASAEVTNYD